From Cricetulus griseus strain 17A/GY chromosome 1 unlocalized genomic scaffold, alternate assembly CriGri-PICRH-1.0 chr1_0, whole genome shotgun sequence, a single genomic window includes:
- the LOC100763399 gene encoding LOW QUALITY PROTEIN: olfactory receptor 9A2 (The sequence of the model RefSeq protein was modified relative to this genomic sequence to represent the inferred CDS: inserted 1 base in 1 codon; deleted 1 base in 1 codon) codes for MDNLSSATEFCLLGFPGSQELQHILFAMFFFFYSVTLLGNMIIITIVCVGKRLQXPMYFFLSHLSLLEILVTTTLVPMMLRGLLLPGTQTISLTVCVAQLFLYLSSGTTEFAVLGAMAVDRHVAVCNPLGYSIIMNSHTCIWVVIVSWAFGFLSEVWPAYATFQFTFCKSNLLDHFYCDRDQLLQLSCDNTFLAEFILFLMAIFIIIGSLILTIVSYTYIISTILKIPSASGRKKAFSTGASYFTFVIIGYGSCLFLYVKPKQTQAAEYNRVASLLVSVVTPFKLNPFIFTLRNDKLKEALRDGVKRCCLLFRD; via the exons ATGGACAATCTCTCTAGTGCCACTGAATTCTGCCTTCTGGGCTTCCCTGGGTCCCAAGAACTACAGCACATCCTTTTTGctatgttctttttcttctattcagTGACACTTCTGGGAAACATGATCATCATCACGATTGTCTGTGTTGGTAAGCGTCTAC CCcccatgtatttctttctctcccacctctctcttctgGAAATCCTGGTGACAACAACACTTGTTCCTATGATGCTAAGGGGACTGCTCCTTCCTGGAACCCAGACAATATCTCTGACTGTGTGTGTTGCCCAacttttcctttatctttcttcAGGGACCACCGAGTTTGCAGTGCTTGGAGCAATGGCGGTGGACCGTCATGTGGCGGTCTGCAACCCTTTGGGGTACAGCATCATCATGAACAGCCACACTTGCATCTGGGTGGTGATTGTGTCCTGGGCGTTTGGCTTCCTTTCTGAAGTCTGGCCAGCCTATGCCACGTTCCAGTTCACTTTCTGCAAGTCAAATCTGTTAGATCATTTTTACTGTGACAGAGATCAGTTGCTCCAACTATCTTGTGATAACACTTTTCTCGCAGAGTTCATTCTTTTCTTAATGGCTATTTTCATAATCATTGGATCCCTGATCCTCACAATTGTCTCCTACACCTATATCATCTCCACCATCCTCAAGATCCCCTCAGCCTCTGGCCGGAAGAAAGCCTTCTCCACCGGTGCCTCCTACTTCACCTTCGTTATCATTGGCTATGGCAGCTGCTTGTTCCTGTATGTGAAACCCAAGCAAACACAGGCAGCTGAGTACAACAGGGTGGCTTCATTACTGGTGTCTGTGGTAACCCCTTTC AAGCTGAACCCCTTCATCTTCACTCTTCGGAATGATAAACTCAAAGAGGCCCTTAGAGATGGAGTGAAGCGTTGCTGTCTGCTCTTCAGGGATTAG